The DNA segment TCAGTCGTCAACCGCATTGAAATTACGCTTTGTAACGTTCATGGCGTTGGACGAGGCGATGGCGCTCGTTATCCCGGCGATCAGAAAAGCGTTCTGATGCGATCGCTCTTGAATGCGTTGCAGGCTATCTTGTTCAGAACTAGACAGCGCTCGCCCCATTGCTCGCTCCAGGCTGGCAATGTCGAGCTGCACTGAGCCATCGGCTCCTGATTCGGTGATGGCTTAGCGCCCGGCCAGTCCCCTGCGGCGGCGATCGCCAAAATGTCCATGTGGATGTGGATTGGGTAGCCCAGGCGCATGGGCCGCTGACTGCGGTAGAGGTTCAATAGAGCCAGCTTTGGTACTCGGGGGTGGCATCTTTCATGTCTTCGTAGAGCCACACCATGCGGTCAAAAAACCAAAGTTTGCCAACAAAAATCAGCAGCGTGCCCACTAGGGTCAGGGGCAGATCGAGCTGCCACAGCCCCCAAAAGCCCAGCCCCATACCAAGGGCCGCAACCGCCGTTAAAATCTGGGGCAAAACGTGGTGATGGGGCGGAATCGGGACTTGAGAGCGGTTAATCCACACCCGTTCGCCAAACACGCCCTTAGACATCCAGTTGCGGGTTGACTTGGGCGGCGGAAACAGTCGGGCATTGACCCATATCCAACCCAGGGCGACGGCGGCCAGCCAGAGAGCATCCCAGCCCAGCCAAACTCGACTCCAAATAGCTAAGAACAGCAGGGGAATGGTTGAAAGTCGAGTCCAAAAGCACCAGGGGTTGGCGTGGCCACGCCAGGTGCGCTCATCCATAGCAAACAGGGTTGAGATTGTCCGAGCCACCATGATCGGTTTCTCCTATATCAAAGGGATTGCGGTTACAGCGTTAGCATGGGCGGTGCTAAATTTGGCCTATTGCGGGCATGATCTGGTCAGCAGTCATGGCCGTAGTCTTTGACCAGATCGGGGTAAGGCGCACCTACACATCGGTAAAGGTAGGGTTTTGCTGAATGTGCTGGCTGATTTTGCCGTTGAGGTAGGCGATCGCTGCGTAAAAAACTAGGATTCCACAGCAGCGCCATTGCCACGGTCACAGGCGTCGGCTACCGCTTCGACGGCTTTTAGCGATCCACCGAGCC comes from the Leptolyngbya sp. CCY15150 genome and includes:
- a CDS encoding DUF6653 family protein, with product MVARTISTLFAMDERTWRGHANPWCFWTRLSTIPLLFLAIWSRVWLGWDALWLAAVALGWIWVNARLFPPPKSTRNWMSKGVFGERVWINRSQVPIPPHHHVLPQILTAVAALGMGLGFWGLWQLDLPLTLVGTLLIFVGKLWFFDRMVWLYEDMKDATPEYQSWLY